Proteins encoded by one window of Cloeon dipterum chromosome 4, ieCloDipt1.1, whole genome shotgun sequence:
- the cic gene encoding protein capicua homolog isoform X3, which produces MSENEPGGGVLKPPVRNLPKKRKFDPSELEEDNCSPVTDKGNTRISATVLVSSIPASNEYNPVQGAPIDYSSYYPPSSASHGSVGPLSLQPPPVQISPPAPMPAAHHKTDVAPYTVAKETGPHCCIDLQDFVGHRVLARSKYNPQIYRPGTISNVLMNTGNQAGGVTVTLDRTSINEEPVSLLYGNVFVDSPLDVVSDICPSMSQLSQLSGRFSFAVKDSHPEVRYLSAIICQIYSNPLQVLVEIRMGDATFRRLVKRAHLRILQAPWAEELAHHAENHAEPLSYVTKVPVPLPAPASPLPTSHQNLVPCTPMMYRHSATSPLNNNNPSGPMPIPSVTTAPAILRVASPHAANLSSTASTLTVPVVQNNHQHAEADFRRKQFDEFVDSDDDLRKEDIMFPSEIGNCIIDVKISETGSSKRSSVQSRGSSCCDQINSGGSVTPSRSQTTTPHHYKKGDVVRTQSGIRKKFNGKQWRRLCSREGCNKESQRRGHCSRHLALKNSVTPSSGRESEEPSPIFTSQSNTPNPTPLPGPPASNTNGNGNNGNQVRASALRLNSRNFDAEETEAANIMVSLGTSKPATPEVTQAQQNAHSNFHQSRSPIGASTNLFVPIVSHSDQKPANRLLSPHNVSPVPKQFGNYNNQQNLIRPEIVRPHMLISKVPVQTTAMQNLSQRTHQQLPQQHAPQLPQQQQQTQQQVISENSHPTSTVNSTSTTAPNSNQTSVIRISPSPNVKNWTNEQQVALLNYTINEQNQGQPLLQKALTTQKQLTLYTVQSNKSNPEHSIICVAVQQTDNKHNSDENHVTPKFQPVIVGPTHIVPVVSPETRVSEPNTATAAITYPWTNLVPILPAATANSVLVKPPTASQQNSIANNLTNNKVANAEAHPPLAPPCKPERKNSLVEEKMDIETSAELDDDVFEPEPNSSKEDQVAGDKRRSQSLSALPSPVKGKDRIRRPMNAFMIFSKRHRALVHQRHPNQDNRTVSKILGEWWYALGTDEKTRYHELASEVKEAHFKAHPEWKWCSKDKRKSSSGKNDLSQPSTPKEPLSKEGEEGKEGPMIDLKCAENVNSDSESENETLIENKVFPQQRFSPVASNNGKTPGIGPSTLSKTSQIPTSEPHQQVQVSLLKSQASSQPVGLDAKKEAVPQSPSSQNDNSTTCRPKPIKMSSLLLPHRLPSDSSSPTYSPFSPTNLPQPSPTPHKFPYSPQNPAGLSKFQPTGGAFLPTSPKVKTHMQAKSFGQQQQQQPHPQQQSGTVTFVRLLQPMSQASTVPATGTQSVLYSLAAQTSAPSSTAQTVIVTKSLPSPAPAATQKHPQEAKQSKADPETNENGQPFVLAPTPAQLGKAPLQRRKASTASEGSLSNHGSSSGGLLPENQDKEPVPPSPSGSTGSMPISPACKKSFFKKNIEDGMDKVLETVNFEAKFSSLPQFKPHEGKSPSVIPNTSPRVFVQSYRKKSIAEEREESSQPATPHTSNMMLEPLPPPSSNPESANLMPSARLVGQTFFPPDFNPENPFREDAVAASPRTPKTPRTASGPPNSASNESGDRGHRRVLEQRRILVMELFNNHGFFPSTEATSNFQAEHADLFPTKGALQLKIREVRQRLKASTTIKIPSTPTPGSPAVNQNNQAAAGASANSTPTTSSQNNS; this is translated from the exons ATGTCAGAGAACGAACCGGGTGGCGGGGTCCTAAAGCCCCCGGTGCGAAACCTGCcgaagaagaggaaatttgACCCGAGTGAATTGGAGGAAGACAACTGCAGCCCGGTCACCGACAAAG GCAATACAAGGATATCGGCGACGGTTCTGGTTAGTTCCATCCCTGCCAGTAATGAGTACAACCCAGTTCAGGGTGCACCGATCGACTACTCCTCATACTACCCACCAAGCTCAGCTAGCCATGGCTCAGTGGGACCTCTGTCACTGCAGCCTCCACCTGTCCAGATTTCACCCCCTGCGCCTATGCCAGCCGCTCACCACAAAACCGACGTGGCCCCTTATACGGTTGCCAAGGAG ACTGGCCCTCACTGCTGCATTGACCTTCAAGATTTTGTTGGCCATCGAGTTTTGGCCAGAAGCAAATACAACCCACAAATTTACCGGCCCGGTACAATATCCAACGTCTTGATGAACACTGGAAACCAGGCGGGAGGGGTAACAGTGACCCTTGACCGCACCAGCATTAACGAAGAACCTGTCAGTCTGCTTTACGgaaatgtttttgttgatA GCCCGCTTGATGTTGTTTCTGACATATGTCCAAGTATGAGTCAGCTCAGTCAGCTGAGTGGAAGGTTTTCCTTTGCTGTAAAAGATAGCCACCCAGAGGTCCGATACCTTTCTGCTATAATTTGTCAG ATATACTCAAATCCATTGCAAGTGTTGGTTGAGATACGCATGGGTGATGCAACATTTAGGCGCCTAGTGAAACGCGCACACCTGCGAATTTTGCAAGCACCCTGGGCAGAGGAGCTGGCTCATCATGCTGAGAACCACGCCGAGCCTTTGTCATATGTGACCAAAGTGCCGGTGCCGCTACCAGCGCCTGCGTCTCCCCTTCCTACTTCGCACCAAAACCTGGTGCCATGCACGCCTATGATGTACCGTCACTCTGCGACTTCGCCcctcaacaacaacaaccctTCAGGCCCAATGCCTATACCTTCAGTCACGACTGCACCAGCCATTCTGCGTGTGGCTTCTCCCCACGCTGCCAACCTGTCATCCACGGCCTCAACTTTGACTGTACCTGTAGTACAAAATAACCACCAACATGCCGAAGCTGATTTCCGGCGCAAGCAGTTTGACGAATTTGTCGACTCAGATGATGATTTGCGGAAAGAAGACATCATGTTTCCTTCAGaaattg GCAATTGTATTATAGATGTGAAAATATCAGAAACAGGGAGTAGCAAACGATCATCTGTGCAAAGCCGTGGCTCTTCCTGCTGTGACCAGATAAACAGTGGTGGTTCTGTCACACCAAGCCGCTCACAGACCACCACACCTCACCACTACAAAAAGGGCGACGTTGTTCGTACTCAAAGTGGCATAAGGAAGAAGTTCAACGGCAAGCAGTGGCGGAGGCTGTGCTCTCGGGAGGGTTGTAACAAGGAATCTCAGCGCAGAGGCCACTGCTCTAGACACTTAGCGCTTAAGAACAGTGTCACGCCATCCTCTGGAAG GGAGTCTGAGGAGCCTTCACCTATCTTCACCAGTCAGTCCAACACGCCAAATCCTACGCCACTGCCAGGACCTCCAGCCAGTAATACTAATGGAAATGGGAACAATGGCAATCAGGTTAGAGCCTCTGCTCTGCGACTGAACAGTAGAAACTTTGATGCAGAGGAAACTGAAGCTGCTAACATCATGG tttcccTGGGAACTTCAAAACCAGCAACACCAGAAGTCACCCAGGCCCAACAAAATGCACACTCCAACTTCCATCAGTCCCGGTCTCCTATTGGGGCTTCTACTAACCTGTTTGTCCCTATCGTGAGCCACAGTGACCAGAAACCAGCCAACAGATTGCTTTCTCCCCACAATGTCAGTCCTGTTCCCAAGCAATTTGGGAATTATAACAACCAACAGAACCTTATCAG GCCTGAGATTGTTCGTCCGCATATGCTTATTTCAAAAGTCCCTGTACAAACAACAGCGATGCAAAATCTGTCACAAAGAACACATCAGCAGTTGCCACAGCAGCATGCGCCACAACTGCctcaacagcaacaacaaactCAGCAACAAGTGATCTCAGAAAATTCTCATCCCACATCCACAGTTAACTCAACTTCAACCACTGCCCCAAACTCGAACCAAACAAGTGTAATTAGGATCAGTCCTAGTCCAAACGTGAAGAACTGGACCAACGAGCAGCAAGTTGCTTTGTTGAATTACACCATTAATGAG CAAAATCAAGGCCAGCCTTTGTTGCAGAAGGCACTGACAACTCAGAAGCAACTGACTCTGTATACTGTTCAGTCCAACAAGTCCAACCCTGAGCACTCGATTATTTGCGTAGCTGTGCAGCAGACTGACAACAAACATAACTCTGATGAGAATCACGTCACACCCAAATTCCAGCCAGTAATCGTTGGACCAACACACATTGTACCAGTTGTCTCCCCAGAAACGAGAG TTTCAGAGCCGAACACTGCCACAGCTGCTATTACATACCCGTGGACCAATTTGGTTCCTATCTTACCGGCCGCTACTGCAAATTCTGTACTTGTGAAACCACCAACGGCGAGCCAGCAAAATAGCATTGCCAATAACTTGACAAACAACAAAGTTGCCAATGCAGAAGCGCACCCTCCACTTGCTCCACCTTGCAAACCAGAG CGGAAAAATTCTCTTGTTGAGGAAAAGATGGACATCGAGACCAGTGCCGAGTTAGATGATGATGTGTTTGAGCCTGAACCAAACAGCAGCAAAGAAGATCAAGTAGCTGGTGATAAACGACGATCTCAAAGTCTCTCTGCTCTACCAAGTCCAGTGAAG GGCAAAGATAGAATACGACGTCCGATGAATGCTTTTATGATATTTAGCAAGAGACACAGAGCTCTTGTGCATCAACGCCATCCAAACCAAGATAACAGGACTGTCAGTAAAATTTTAGGTGAATGGTGGTATGCATTGGGAACTGATGAGAAAACGCGATATCATGAGCTCGCTTCAGAG GTTAAAGAGGCACACTTCAAAGCTCATCCTGAGTGGAAGTGGTGCTCAaaagacaaaagaaaaagttCTTCTGGAAAGAATGATCTTAGTCAGCCAAGCACACCCAAAGAACCTTTGTCCAAGGAAGGTGAAGAAGGCAAAGAAGGTCCAATGATTGATCTAAAATGTGCTGAGAATGTCAACTCTGACTCAGAATCAGAAAATGAAACTCTGATTGAAAACAAAGTGTTTCCACAGCAAAG GTTCAGTCCTGTTGCTTCAAACAACGGCAAGACTCCAGGAATCGGGCCAAGTACTTTATCAAAAACTTCGCAAATCCCTACTAGTGAGCCTCACCAGCAAGTACAAGTTTCACTTTTGAAAAGCCAGGCGTCCTCTCAGCCTGTAGGGCTAGATGCAAAAAAAGAGGCAGTGCCTCAGTCGCCCAGCTCTCAAAATGATAACTCCACAACTTGCAGACCGAAGCCAATTAAAATGAG caGTTTACTCCTACCTCACAGATTGCCTTCTGACAGCTCAAGCCCAACGTACAGTCCATTCAGCCCAACTAACTTGCCTCAGCCATCGCCGACGCCACACAAGTTCCCATACTCTCCACAAAACCCAGCTGGcctttcaaaattccaacCCACTGGTGGTGCTTTCCTGCCTACTAGCCCAAAGGTCAAGACTCACATGCAGGCCAAGTCGTTTgggcagcagcaacaacaacagccaCACCCACAGCAACAATCAGGAACAGTAACATTCGTGAGATTGTTGCAACCAATGTCCCAAGCTTCGACAGTTCCTGCTACTGGCACGCAGAGCGTGCTTTACAGTTTAGCTGCACAAACATCGGCTCCCAGCTCCACGGCACAGACTGTCATTGTGACCAAGAGTCTGCCATCGCCAGCTCCTGCTGCTACTCAAAAGCATCCCCAAGAG GCAAAGCAATCAAAGGCTGATCCTGAAACCAATGAAAATGGGCAGCCTTTTGTGTTAGCTCCAACGCCGGCTCAACTTGGCAAAGCTCCGTTGCAAAGACGCAAag CTTCTACAGCTTCTGAAGGTTCGCTCAGCAACCATGGTTCTTCATCGGGTGGCTTGCTTCCTGAAAACCAAGATAAAGAACCGGTTCCTCCAAGCCCAAGTGGCTCAACAGGCTCGATGCCTATTTCCCCAGCTTGCAAGAAGAGtttctttaagaaaaatatagagGATGGAATGGACAA GGTGCTTGAGACGGTCAACTTTGAAGCAAAGTTTTCATCTTTACCGCAGTTTAAACCACACGAGGGAAAGTCTCCCAGTGTCATCCCTAACACCAGTCCAAGGGTGTTTGTACAG AGTTATCGGAAGAAATCGATTGCTGAAGAAAGGGAAGAGAGCAGTCAGCCTGCCACACCACATACAAGTAACATGATGCTGGAGCCACTTCCGCCACCTTCATCAAATCCTGAAAGCGCGAATTTAATGCCGTCAGCCAGACTTGTCGGTCAAACTTTCTTCCCGCCAGATTTCAATCCTGAAAACCCATTCAGAG AGGATGCAGTAGCTGCCAGTCCTCGAACGCCAAAGACACCTAGGACCGCCTCAGGACCACCCAACTCAGCAAGCAATGAGTCGGGAGATAGAGGGCATAGACGCGTTCTGGAGCAACGAAGAATTTTGGTCATGGAGCTCTTCAATAATCATGGATTTTTCCCATCAACTGAAGCCACTTCCAATTTCCaa GCTGAACATGCTGACTTGTTCCCCACCAAGGGTGCTctccaattgaaaattagagaGGTGAGGCAGAGGCTTAAGGCCAGCACGACCATCAAGATACCTAGTACACCAACACCAGGCAGTCCAGCTGTCAATCAGAATAATCAGG CAGCTGCAGGAGCTTCAGCCAATTCAACGCCGACAACTAGTAGCCAAAACAACTCTTAG
- the cic gene encoding protein capicua homolog isoform X1, producing MSENEPGGGVLKPPVRNLPKKRKFDPSELEEDNCSPVTDKGNTRISATVLVSSIPASNEYNPVQGAPIDYSSYYPPSSASHGSVGPLSLQPPPVQISPPAPMPAAHHKTDVAPYTVAKETGPHCCIDLQDFVGHRVLARSKYNPQIYRPGTISNVLMNTGNQAGGVTVTLDRTSINEEPVSLLYGNVFVDSPLDVVSDICPSMSQLSQLSGRFSFAVKDSHPEVRYLSAIICQIYSNPLQVLVEIRMGDATFRRLVKRAHLRILQAPWAEELAHHAENHAEPLSYVTKVPVPLPAPASPLPTSHQNLVPCTPMMYRHSATSPLNNNNPSGPMPIPSVTTAPAILRVASPHAANLSSTASTLTVPVVQNNHQHAEADFRRKQFDEFVDSDDDLRKEDIMFPSEIGNCIIDVKISETGSSKRSSVQSRGSSCCDQINSGGSVTPSRSQTTTPHHYKKGDVVRTQSGIRKKFNGKQWRRLCSREGCNKESQRRGHCSRHLALKNSVTPSSGRESEEPSPIFTSQSNTPNPTPLPGPPASNTNGNGNNGNQVRASALRLNSRNFDAEETEAANIMVSLGTSKPATPEVTQAQQNAHSNFHQSRSPIGASTNLFVPIVSHSDQKPANRLLSPHNVSPVPKQFGNYNNQQNLIRPEIVRPHMLISKVPVQTTAMQNLSQRTHQQLPQQHAPQLPQQQQQTQQQVISENSHPTSTVNSTSTTAPNSNQTSVIRISPSPNVKNWTNEQQVALLNYTINEQNQGQPLLQKALTTQKQLTLYTVQSNKSNPEHSIICVAVQQTDNKHNSDENHVTPKFQPVIVGPTHIVPVVSPETRVSEPNTATAAITYPWTNLVPILPAATANSVLVKPPTASQQNSIANNLTNNKVANAEAHPPLAPPCKPERKNSLVEEKMDIETSAELDDDVFEPEPNSSKEDQVAGDKRRSQSLSALPSPVKGKDRIRRPMNAFMIFSKRHRALVHQRHPNQDNRTVSKILGEWWYALGTDEKTRYHELASEVKEAHFKAHPEWKWCSKDKRKSSSGKNDLSQPSTPKEPLSKEGEEGKEGPMIDLKCAENVNSDSESENETLIENKVFPQQRFSPVASNNGKTPGIGPSTLSKTSQIPTSEPHQQVQVSLLKSQASSQPVGLDAKKEAVPQSPSSQNDNSTTCRPKPIKMSSLLLPHRLPSDSSSPTYSPFSPTNLPQPSPTPHKFPYSPQNPAGLSKFQPTGGAFLPTSPKVKTHMQAKSFGQQQQQQPHPQQQSGTVTFVRLLQPMSQASTVPATGTQSVLYSLAAQTSAPSSTAQTVIVTKSLPSPAPAATQKHPQEAKQSKADPETNENGQPFVLAPTPAQLGKAPLQRRKASTASEGSLSNHGSSSGGLLPENQDKEPVPPSPSGSTGSMPISPACKKSFFKKNIEDGMDKVLETVNFEAKFSSLPQFKPHEGKSPSVIPNTSPRVFVQSYRKKSIAEEREESSQPATPHTSNMMLEPLPPPSSNPESANLMPSARLVGQTFFPPDFNPENPFREEDAVAASPRTPKTPRTASGPPNSASNESGDRGHRRVLEQRRILVMELFNNHGFFPSTEATSNFQAEHADLFPTKGALQLKIREVRQRLKASTTIKIPSTPTPGSPAVNQNNQAAAGASANSTPTTSSQNNS from the exons ATGTCAGAGAACGAACCGGGTGGCGGGGTCCTAAAGCCCCCGGTGCGAAACCTGCcgaagaagaggaaatttgACCCGAGTGAATTGGAGGAAGACAACTGCAGCCCGGTCACCGACAAAG GCAATACAAGGATATCGGCGACGGTTCTGGTTAGTTCCATCCCTGCCAGTAATGAGTACAACCCAGTTCAGGGTGCACCGATCGACTACTCCTCATACTACCCACCAAGCTCAGCTAGCCATGGCTCAGTGGGACCTCTGTCACTGCAGCCTCCACCTGTCCAGATTTCACCCCCTGCGCCTATGCCAGCCGCTCACCACAAAACCGACGTGGCCCCTTATACGGTTGCCAAGGAG ACTGGCCCTCACTGCTGCATTGACCTTCAAGATTTTGTTGGCCATCGAGTTTTGGCCAGAAGCAAATACAACCCACAAATTTACCGGCCCGGTACAATATCCAACGTCTTGATGAACACTGGAAACCAGGCGGGAGGGGTAACAGTGACCCTTGACCGCACCAGCATTAACGAAGAACCTGTCAGTCTGCTTTACGgaaatgtttttgttgatA GCCCGCTTGATGTTGTTTCTGACATATGTCCAAGTATGAGTCAGCTCAGTCAGCTGAGTGGAAGGTTTTCCTTTGCTGTAAAAGATAGCCACCCAGAGGTCCGATACCTTTCTGCTATAATTTGTCAG ATATACTCAAATCCATTGCAAGTGTTGGTTGAGATACGCATGGGTGATGCAACATTTAGGCGCCTAGTGAAACGCGCACACCTGCGAATTTTGCAAGCACCCTGGGCAGAGGAGCTGGCTCATCATGCTGAGAACCACGCCGAGCCTTTGTCATATGTGACCAAAGTGCCGGTGCCGCTACCAGCGCCTGCGTCTCCCCTTCCTACTTCGCACCAAAACCTGGTGCCATGCACGCCTATGATGTACCGTCACTCTGCGACTTCGCCcctcaacaacaacaaccctTCAGGCCCAATGCCTATACCTTCAGTCACGACTGCACCAGCCATTCTGCGTGTGGCTTCTCCCCACGCTGCCAACCTGTCATCCACGGCCTCAACTTTGACTGTACCTGTAGTACAAAATAACCACCAACATGCCGAAGCTGATTTCCGGCGCAAGCAGTTTGACGAATTTGTCGACTCAGATGATGATTTGCGGAAAGAAGACATCATGTTTCCTTCAGaaattg GCAATTGTATTATAGATGTGAAAATATCAGAAACAGGGAGTAGCAAACGATCATCTGTGCAAAGCCGTGGCTCTTCCTGCTGTGACCAGATAAACAGTGGTGGTTCTGTCACACCAAGCCGCTCACAGACCACCACACCTCACCACTACAAAAAGGGCGACGTTGTTCGTACTCAAAGTGGCATAAGGAAGAAGTTCAACGGCAAGCAGTGGCGGAGGCTGTGCTCTCGGGAGGGTTGTAACAAGGAATCTCAGCGCAGAGGCCACTGCTCTAGACACTTAGCGCTTAAGAACAGTGTCACGCCATCCTCTGGAAG GGAGTCTGAGGAGCCTTCACCTATCTTCACCAGTCAGTCCAACACGCCAAATCCTACGCCACTGCCAGGACCTCCAGCCAGTAATACTAATGGAAATGGGAACAATGGCAATCAGGTTAGAGCCTCTGCTCTGCGACTGAACAGTAGAAACTTTGATGCAGAGGAAACTGAAGCTGCTAACATCATGG tttcccTGGGAACTTCAAAACCAGCAACACCAGAAGTCACCCAGGCCCAACAAAATGCACACTCCAACTTCCATCAGTCCCGGTCTCCTATTGGGGCTTCTACTAACCTGTTTGTCCCTATCGTGAGCCACAGTGACCAGAAACCAGCCAACAGATTGCTTTCTCCCCACAATGTCAGTCCTGTTCCCAAGCAATTTGGGAATTATAACAACCAACAGAACCTTATCAG GCCTGAGATTGTTCGTCCGCATATGCTTATTTCAAAAGTCCCTGTACAAACAACAGCGATGCAAAATCTGTCACAAAGAACACATCAGCAGTTGCCACAGCAGCATGCGCCACAACTGCctcaacagcaacaacaaactCAGCAACAAGTGATCTCAGAAAATTCTCATCCCACATCCACAGTTAACTCAACTTCAACCACTGCCCCAAACTCGAACCAAACAAGTGTAATTAGGATCAGTCCTAGTCCAAACGTGAAGAACTGGACCAACGAGCAGCAAGTTGCTTTGTTGAATTACACCATTAATGAG CAAAATCAAGGCCAGCCTTTGTTGCAGAAGGCACTGACAACTCAGAAGCAACTGACTCTGTATACTGTTCAGTCCAACAAGTCCAACCCTGAGCACTCGATTATTTGCGTAGCTGTGCAGCAGACTGACAACAAACATAACTCTGATGAGAATCACGTCACACCCAAATTCCAGCCAGTAATCGTTGGACCAACACACATTGTACCAGTTGTCTCCCCAGAAACGAGAG TTTCAGAGCCGAACACTGCCACAGCTGCTATTACATACCCGTGGACCAATTTGGTTCCTATCTTACCGGCCGCTACTGCAAATTCTGTACTTGTGAAACCACCAACGGCGAGCCAGCAAAATAGCATTGCCAATAACTTGACAAACAACAAAGTTGCCAATGCAGAAGCGCACCCTCCACTTGCTCCACCTTGCAAACCAGAG CGGAAAAATTCTCTTGTTGAGGAAAAGATGGACATCGAGACCAGTGCCGAGTTAGATGATGATGTGTTTGAGCCTGAACCAAACAGCAGCAAAGAAGATCAAGTAGCTGGTGATAAACGACGATCTCAAAGTCTCTCTGCTCTACCAAGTCCAGTGAAG GGCAAAGATAGAATACGACGTCCGATGAATGCTTTTATGATATTTAGCAAGAGACACAGAGCTCTTGTGCATCAACGCCATCCAAACCAAGATAACAGGACTGTCAGTAAAATTTTAGGTGAATGGTGGTATGCATTGGGAACTGATGAGAAAACGCGATATCATGAGCTCGCTTCAGAG GTTAAAGAGGCACACTTCAAAGCTCATCCTGAGTGGAAGTGGTGCTCAaaagacaaaagaaaaagttCTTCTGGAAAGAATGATCTTAGTCAGCCAAGCACACCCAAAGAACCTTTGTCCAAGGAAGGTGAAGAAGGCAAAGAAGGTCCAATGATTGATCTAAAATGTGCTGAGAATGTCAACTCTGACTCAGAATCAGAAAATGAAACTCTGATTGAAAACAAAGTGTTTCCACAGCAAAG GTTCAGTCCTGTTGCTTCAAACAACGGCAAGACTCCAGGAATCGGGCCAAGTACTTTATCAAAAACTTCGCAAATCCCTACTAGTGAGCCTCACCAGCAAGTACAAGTTTCACTTTTGAAAAGCCAGGCGTCCTCTCAGCCTGTAGGGCTAGATGCAAAAAAAGAGGCAGTGCCTCAGTCGCCCAGCTCTCAAAATGATAACTCCACAACTTGCAGACCGAAGCCAATTAAAATGAG caGTTTACTCCTACCTCACAGATTGCCTTCTGACAGCTCAAGCCCAACGTACAGTCCATTCAGCCCAACTAACTTGCCTCAGCCATCGCCGACGCCACACAAGTTCCCATACTCTCCACAAAACCCAGCTGGcctttcaaaattccaacCCACTGGTGGTGCTTTCCTGCCTACTAGCCCAAAGGTCAAGACTCACATGCAGGCCAAGTCGTTTgggcagcagcaacaacaacagccaCACCCACAGCAACAATCAGGAACAGTAACATTCGTGAGATTGTTGCAACCAATGTCCCAAGCTTCGACAGTTCCTGCTACTGGCACGCAGAGCGTGCTTTACAGTTTAGCTGCACAAACATCGGCTCCCAGCTCCACGGCACAGACTGTCATTGTGACCAAGAGTCTGCCATCGCCAGCTCCTGCTGCTACTCAAAAGCATCCCCAAGAG GCAAAGCAATCAAAGGCTGATCCTGAAACCAATGAAAATGGGCAGCCTTTTGTGTTAGCTCCAACGCCGGCTCAACTTGGCAAAGCTCCGTTGCAAAGACGCAAag CTTCTACAGCTTCTGAAGGTTCGCTCAGCAACCATGGTTCTTCATCGGGTGGCTTGCTTCCTGAAAACCAAGATAAAGAACCGGTTCCTCCAAGCCCAAGTGGCTCAACAGGCTCGATGCCTATTTCCCCAGCTTGCAAGAAGAGtttctttaagaaaaatatagagGATGGAATGGACAA GGTGCTTGAGACGGTCAACTTTGAAGCAAAGTTTTCATCTTTACCGCAGTTTAAACCACACGAGGGAAAGTCTCCCAGTGTCATCCCTAACACCAGTCCAAGGGTGTTTGTACAG AGTTATCGGAAGAAATCGATTGCTGAAGAAAGGGAAGAGAGCAGTCAGCCTGCCACACCACATACAAGTAACATGATGCTGGAGCCACTTCCGCCACCTTCATCAAATCCTGAAAGCGCGAATTTAATGCCGTCAGCCAGACTTGTCGGTCAAACTTTCTTCCCGCCAGATTTCAATCCTGAAAACCCATTCAGAG AAGAGGATGCAGTAGCTGCCAGTCCTCGAACGCCAAAGACACCTAGGACCGCCTCAGGACCACCCAACTCAGCAAGCAATGAGTCGGGAGATAGAGGGCATAGACGCGTTCTGGAGCAACGAAGAATTTTGGTCATGGAGCTCTTCAATAATCATGGATTTTTCCCATCAACTGAAGCCACTTCCAATTTCCaa GCTGAACATGCTGACTTGTTCCCCACCAAGGGTGCTctccaattgaaaattagagaGGTGAGGCAGAGGCTTAAGGCCAGCACGACCATCAAGATACCTAGTACACCAACACCAGGCAGTCCAGCTGTCAATCAGAATAATCAGG CAGCTGCAGGAGCTTCAGCCAATTCAACGCCGACAACTAGTAGCCAAAACAACTCTTAG